A genomic segment from Variovorax paradoxus B4 encodes:
- a CDS encoding YihY/virulence factor BrkB family protein: MQIRALFDLCRQAVASWSNDYAPSMGAALAYYTVFSIAPLLLIVISVAGLVFGQEAARGEIFAQLSGLMGEQGAAAVQGMLQAVNKPAEGIVATVVGIGLLVVGATTVFGELQDALDRIWRAPARAKSKGLFKLLRVRLLSFSMIMAIGFLLMVSLVASAALAALSKWWAPVFGGWATLAQAVNFVFSFAMVTVIFAMIYKIMPRARVQWRDVWVGAAVTALLFTIGKHLIGLYIGKSSVASGYGAAGSLVVVLVWVYYSAQIFLLGAEFTWVYARTYGSLRHVKDPGDATNPSPTRSDPLPQR; this comes from the coding sequence ATGCAAATCCGCGCGCTCTTCGATCTCTGCAGGCAGGCCGTCGCCTCCTGGTCCAACGACTACGCCCCGAGCATGGGCGCCGCACTGGCCTACTACACGGTGTTCTCGATCGCGCCGCTGCTGCTGATCGTGATCTCGGTGGCGGGGCTGGTGTTCGGCCAGGAGGCCGCGCGCGGCGAGATCTTCGCGCAGCTCTCCGGCCTCATGGGCGAGCAGGGTGCGGCGGCAGTGCAGGGCATGCTGCAGGCGGTCAACAAGCCGGCCGAAGGCATCGTGGCCACGGTGGTCGGCATCGGCCTGCTGGTGGTGGGCGCAACCACCGTCTTCGGCGAACTGCAGGATGCGCTCGACCGCATCTGGCGGGCACCGGCGCGTGCCAAGAGCAAGGGCCTCTTCAAATTGCTGCGCGTGCGGCTGCTGTCGTTCAGCATGATCATGGCCATCGGCTTCCTGCTCATGGTGTCGCTGGTGGCAAGCGCGGCGCTCGCGGCGCTGAGCAAGTGGTGGGCGCCGGTGTTCGGCGGCTGGGCCACGCTGGCGCAGGCGGTGAACTTCGTCTTCAGCTTCGCGATGGTGACGGTGATCTTCGCGATGATCTACAAGATCATGCCGCGCGCCAGGGTGCAGTGGCGCGACGTGTGGGTGGGGGCGGCGGTCACGGCGCTGCTCTTCACCATCGGCAAGCACCTCATCGGCCTGTACATCGGCAAGAGCAGCGTGGCCTCCGGCTACGGCGCCGCGGGCTCGCTGGTGGTGGTGCTGGTGTGGGTGTACTACTCGGCGCAGATCTTCCTGCTCGGGGCCGAGTTCACCTGGGTGTATGCCAGGACCTATGGCTCCCTCAGGCATGTCAAGGACCCCGGCGACGCGACCAATCCTTCACCGACGCGCTCGGACCCGCTGCCGCAGCGCTAG
- the rlmB gene encoding 23S rRNA (guanosine(2251)-2'-O)-methyltransferase RlmB, with amino-acid sequence MSSPKVIFGFHAVGVRIKTAPKSVLEVMFDTSRRDARMKQFIARAQEAGVRLVEADGLRLAKLSGSHGHQGVVARVEPIAQVRSLDELLEGLEEAGTVPLLLVLDGVTDPHNLGACLRVADGAGAHAVIAPKDHAAGINATVAKVASGAAETVPYFMVTNLARTLNELKERSIWCVGTSDDAPGTLYQSDFKRPLALVLGAEGEGMRQLTRKTCDELVSIPMAGAVESLNVSVASGVCLYEALRQRSA; translated from the coding sequence ATGTCTTCCCCCAAAGTGATCTTCGGCTTCCATGCCGTGGGCGTGCGCATCAAGACCGCGCCGAAATCGGTGCTCGAAGTGATGTTCGACACCAGCCGGCGCGATGCGCGCATGAAACAGTTCATCGCACGCGCGCAGGAAGCCGGCGTGCGGCTGGTCGAGGCCGACGGGCTGCGGCTCGCCAAGCTCAGCGGCAGCCATGGCCACCAGGGCGTGGTGGCGCGGGTCGAACCCATCGCGCAGGTGCGTTCGCTCGACGAACTGCTCGAAGGCCTCGAGGAGGCCGGCACCGTGCCGCTGCTGCTGGTGCTCGACGGCGTGACCGATCCGCACAACCTGGGCGCCTGCCTGCGCGTGGCCGATGGCGCCGGGGCGCATGCGGTGATCGCCCCCAAGGACCACGCGGCCGGCATCAACGCCACCGTGGCCAAGGTGGCGAGCGGCGCCGCCGAGACGGTGCCGTACTTCATGGTGACCAACCTGGCGCGCACGCTGAACGAACTCAAGGAACGCAGCATCTGGTGCGTCGGCACGAGCGACGATGCGCCCGGCACCCTCTACCAGAGCGACTTCAAGCGGCCATTGGCGCTGGTGCTCGGCGCCGAGGGCGAGGGCATGCGCCAGCTCACCCGCAAGACCTGCGACGAACTCGTGAGCATTCCCATGGCAGGCGCGGTCGAGAGCCTGAACGTTTCCGTGGCCAGCGGCGTGTGCCTCTACGAGGCCCTGCGGCAGCGCAGCGCCTGA
- a CDS encoding 3-hydroxybutyrate dehydrogenase — MQLKDKVAYITGSASGIGKEIAILFAREGAKVVIADLNKQAADATAAELQATGAQAMGVAVDVTREDQVDASVEEAAKAFGGIDILVSNAGVQIVHPVEEFSFADWKKMLAIHLDGAFLTTKACLKHMYAQGRGGSVIYMGSVHSKEASLLKAPYVTAKHGLIGLAKTVAKEGAKHGVRANVICPGFVRTPLVEKQIPEQAKTLGITEEQVVRNVMLKETVDGEFTTTDDVARVALLFAAFPTNALTGQSLVVSHGWFMQ; from the coding sequence ATGCAACTCAAGGACAAGGTCGCCTACATCACCGGTTCGGCCAGCGGCATCGGCAAGGAGATTGCCATTCTGTTTGCGCGCGAGGGCGCCAAGGTCGTCATTGCCGACCTCAACAAGCAGGCTGCCGACGCCACCGCGGCCGAACTCCAGGCGACGGGCGCGCAGGCCATGGGCGTGGCGGTGGACGTGACCCGCGAAGACCAGGTCGACGCCTCGGTCGAGGAGGCGGCCAAGGCCTTCGGTGGCATCGACATCCTGGTCAGCAACGCGGGCGTGCAGATCGTTCATCCGGTCGAGGAATTCAGTTTTGCCGACTGGAAGAAGATGCTCGCGATCCACCTCGACGGCGCCTTTCTCACCACCAAGGCCTGCCTCAAGCACATGTACGCCCAGGGCCGTGGCGGCAGCGTGATCTACATGGGATCGGTGCACTCCAAGGAAGCTTCGCTGCTGAAGGCGCCCTACGTCACCGCCAAGCACGGCCTCATCGGCCTGGCCAAGACAGTGGCGAAGGAAGGCGCGAAGCACGGCGTGCGCGCCAACGTGATCTGCCCGGGCTTCGTGCGCACGCCGCTGGTCGAGAAGCAGATTCCCGAGCAGGCGAAGACGCTCGGCATCACCGAGGAACAGGTCGTCAGGAACGTGATGCTGAAGGAAACGGTCGATGGCGAGTTCACCACCACCGACGACGTGGCGCGCGTGGCGCTGCTGTTCGCGGCCTTCCCGACCAATGCGCTGACCGGCCAATCGCTGGTGGTGAGCCACGGCTGGTTCATGCAGTAG
- a CDS encoding GNAT family N-acetyltransferase translates to MRLVPCTEEAHAGAILAILNEAIANSTALYDYRPRTPESMVAWFATKRANGFPVIGAEDESGKLLGFASYGTFRAFPAYKYTVEHSVYVEAGHRGAGLGRTLMEAIIAEAVARDVHVMVGAIDAANAGSIGLHERLGFEHAGTVRQAGFKFGRWLDVAFYQRILSTPLNPVDG, encoded by the coding sequence ATGCGCCTGGTCCCCTGTACCGAGGAAGCCCACGCGGGCGCCATCCTTGCCATCCTCAACGAGGCCATTGCCAATTCGACGGCCCTGTACGACTACAGGCCGCGCACGCCCGAGAGCATGGTGGCGTGGTTCGCCACCAAGCGCGCCAACGGCTTTCCCGTGATCGGCGCGGAAGACGAGAGCGGCAAGCTGCTGGGTTTTGCGAGCTACGGCACGTTTCGCGCCTTCCCGGCCTACAAGTACACGGTGGAGCACTCGGTGTATGTCGAGGCAGGCCACCGCGGTGCGGGCCTCGGCCGCACGCTCATGGAGGCGATCATTGCCGAAGCCGTTGCGCGCGACGTGCACGTCATGGTCGGTGCCATCGATGCCGCGAACGCCGGCAGCATCGGGCTGCACGAGCGCCTGGGTTTCGAGCATGCCGGCACCGTGAGGCAGGCCGGGTTCAAGTTCGGCCGCTGGCTCGACGTGGCCTTCTACCAGCGCATTCTCTCGACGCCGCTGAATCCGGTCGACGGCTAG
- a CDS encoding tripartite tricarboxylate transporter TctB family protein → MKFNDAIFGAILLALGIVVLAVVQGYPGIPGQQVGPALFPGLLAIGLCICGAMLLAKGGRERHAVAWVRLGDWAASPRHVLAAALVIGAVLFYIFASERLGFLPTAAISLLALMLAMRVPPGRALLIALIATLVIHTAFYKLLRVPLPWGVLTPIAW, encoded by the coding sequence ATGAAATTCAACGACGCGATCTTCGGTGCGATCCTGCTGGCGCTCGGTATCGTGGTGCTTGCCGTGGTGCAGGGCTACCCCGGCATACCGGGCCAGCAGGTGGGGCCGGCGCTGTTTCCGGGGCTGCTTGCCATCGGGCTGTGCATCTGCGGCGCGATGCTGCTGGCCAAGGGCGGGCGCGAGCGCCACGCCGTGGCCTGGGTGCGGCTCGGCGACTGGGCCGCTTCGCCGCGCCACGTGCTGGCCGCCGCGCTGGTCATCGGCGCGGTGCTGTTCTACATCTTCGCCTCCGAGCGGCTCGGCTTCCTGCCGACGGCGGCAATCTCGCTGCTGGCGCTGATGCTCGCCATGCGCGTGCCGCCGGGCCGCGCACTGCTGATTGCGCTGATTGCCACGCTGGTGATCCATACCGCGTTCTACAAGCTGCTGCGCGTACCGCTTCCCTGGGGCGTCCTGACACCCATCGCCTGGTAA
- a CDS encoding helix-turn-helix domain-containing protein translates to MRNNSSPPAEPSAIDSLIARRLLALRQAKALSLAELAELSGVSKAMISKVERAESSPTAVLLGRLAAGLGVPLAQLLTEDKGSPRRLRTRAEQEVWRDPEAGYLRRQVVERGTGSGVEMVEIELPRSAQVGYPRWSGKPYRQCLWMLEGALRVDYGDERFELAPGDCLDFGVDRPLVFKTLGRTGCRYLLVASPA, encoded by the coding sequence ATGAGAAACAATTCATCTCCGCCCGCCGAGCCCTCCGCCATCGACTCGCTCATTGCCCGCCGGCTCCTCGCGCTGCGCCAGGCCAAGGCGCTGAGCCTGGCCGAGCTGGCCGAGCTCTCCGGGGTCAGCAAGGCCATGATCTCGAAGGTGGAGCGCGCGGAGAGCAGCCCGACGGCCGTGCTGCTGGGCCGGCTGGCCGCCGGCCTGGGTGTGCCGCTCGCGCAGTTGCTGACGGAGGACAAGGGCTCGCCGCGCCGGCTGCGCACCCGGGCCGAACAGGAAGTCTGGCGCGATCCCGAGGCGGGCTACCTGCGGCGGCAGGTTGTCGAGCGCGGTACGGGCAGCGGCGTCGAAATGGTCGAGATCGAACTGCCGCGCTCGGCGCAGGTCGGCTACCCCCGGTGGAGCGGCAAGCCGTACCGGCAGTGCCTGTGGATGCTCGAAGGCGCGCTGCGGGTGGACTACGGCGACGAGCGTTTCGAGCTGGCGCCCGGCGATTGCCTGGATTTCGGCGTCGACCGCCCGCTTGTCTTCAAGACGCTCGGACGCACGGGATGCCGTTACCTGCTGGTCGCGTCCCCGGCATAA
- a CDS encoding DUF924 family protein encodes MHPADLPTARDIVDFWRNAGPERWFAKNEAFDAQFRERFLPVHQAAARGELDHWAHDPEGALALLVLLDQFPRNTWRGDARMLATDARALAIARQAIAAGIDLKTDEDLRRFFYLPFMHSESLADQERSVELNAALDANTQRFAVLHRDIIARFGRFPHRNRLLGRTSSAEEQRFLDEGGFSG; translated from the coding sequence ATGCATCCTGCCGACCTCCCCACTGCCCGCGACATCGTCGACTTCTGGCGCAACGCCGGACCCGAACGATGGTTTGCCAAGAACGAAGCTTTCGATGCGCAGTTCCGCGAACGCTTCCTCCCCGTCCACCAGGCAGCCGCGCGCGGCGAACTCGACCATTGGGCGCACGACCCCGAGGGCGCCCTGGCGTTGCTGGTGCTGCTCGACCAGTTTCCGCGCAACACCTGGCGCGGCGACGCCCGCATGCTGGCCACCGATGCCAGGGCCCTGGCCATCGCCCGCCAGGCGATCGCAGCCGGCATCGACCTGAAGACCGACGAAGACCTGCGGCGTTTTTTCTACCTGCCCTTCATGCACTCCGAGTCGCTGGCCGATCAGGAACGCTCGGTCGAGCTCAACGCGGCGCTCGATGCCAACACCCAGCGCTTCGCGGTGCTGCACCGCGACATCATTGCGCGCTTCGGCCGCTTTCCGCACCGCAACAGGCTGCTCGGGCGCACCAGCAGCGCGGAGGAACAGCGCTTCCTGGACGAAGGCGGCTTCTCCGGCTAG
- a CDS encoding chromate transporter: protein MSQMTIAMQWHDWLALFGQYLLLSLLSISGAITTVPDMHRYLVTQHGWLTDAQFSSSVAIAQAAPGPNVLFVALMGWNVGLNAGGGIGAGPGAWLLGFFGLLVTMVGIMLPSTTLTYLATRWGHRNRDRRGVRAFKQGMAPVVVGLLIATGWVLAAGNHAGDAPAWHLWLLTAVAALIVWRTRIHLLWLLGAGALLGAVGFV from the coding sequence ATGAGCCAGATGACCATCGCGATGCAATGGCACGACTGGCTGGCGCTTTTCGGCCAGTACCTGCTGCTGTCGCTGCTGTCGATCAGCGGCGCCATCACCACCGTCCCCGACATGCACCGCTACCTCGTCACGCAGCACGGCTGGCTCACCGATGCGCAGTTCAGTTCCTCCGTGGCCATCGCCCAGGCCGCGCCGGGCCCGAACGTGCTCTTCGTCGCGCTGATGGGCTGGAACGTCGGGCTCAACGCGGGCGGTGGCATCGGCGCGGGCCCGGGCGCCTGGCTGCTCGGCTTCTTCGGGCTCCTGGTCACCATGGTCGGCATCATGCTGCCGAGCACCACCCTCACCTACCTTGCCACGCGCTGGGGACACCGCAACCGCGACCGGCGCGGCGTGCGCGCCTTCAAGCAGGGCATGGCGCCTGTGGTGGTGGGCCTGCTGATCGCCACCGGCTGGGTGCTGGCGGCGGGTAACCATGCCGGCGACGCGCCCGCATGGCATCTGTGGCTGCTGACCGCGGTGGCCGCGCTTATCGTCTGGCGCACGCGCATCCACCTGCTCTGGCTGCTGGGTGCGGGTGCGCTGCTCGGTGCCGTGGGCTTCGTCTGA
- a CDS encoding tripartite tricarboxylate transporter substrate binding protein, translating to MRVRSAGFFSRRSFVAHAAGVAAGLAMFAAAAPAAAQGYPSRPVTLIVPWGAGGGTDATARIIASLLEKELGQPMTVVNRTGGNGVVGHAAIAAAPPDGYTIGMATVEIGMMHWQGLTPLTSASYTPIGLANLDPAGIQVRADAPYKTVAELLAAIKASPGKLKASGTGQGGIWHLAIAGLLRDQKIDPAAVPWVPSNGAAPGLQDVVAGGVEIAPVSLPEARSLIDAGKVKSLAIMSDKPSALYPNVPTLKAAIGSDWSMAAWRGIVAPKGLPADVRDKLAGALKKVVASKEYTDFMASRGFGVIYAGPDDFAAYMAKSDAELGATMKAVGIVK from the coding sequence ATGCGTGTTCGTTCAGCCGGCTTCTTTTCGCGCCGCTCCTTCGTGGCCCATGCCGCAGGCGTCGCAGCGGGGCTCGCCATGTTCGCCGCGGCAGCGCCCGCGGCTGCCCAGGGGTATCCCAGCCGGCCCGTCACGCTGATCGTTCCATGGGGTGCGGGCGGCGGCACCGATGCCACGGCGCGCATCATCGCGAGCCTGCTCGAAAAGGAACTCGGCCAGCCGATGACGGTGGTGAACCGCACCGGCGGCAACGGCGTGGTGGGCCATGCGGCCATTGCCGCCGCGCCGCCCGACGGCTACACCATCGGCATGGCCACGGTCGAGATCGGCATGATGCACTGGCAGGGGCTGACGCCGCTGACCAGCGCCTCGTACACGCCGATCGGCCTCGCCAATCTCGACCCGGCCGGCATCCAGGTGCGCGCCGACGCGCCCTACAAGACTGTCGCCGAACTGCTGGCGGCCATCAAGGCCAGTCCCGGCAAGCTCAAGGCCTCCGGCACGGGGCAGGGCGGTATCTGGCACCTGGCCATCGCGGGCCTGCTGCGCGACCAGAAGATCGACCCCGCGGCCGTGCCCTGGGTGCCGAGCAATGGTGCCGCGCCGGGCCTGCAGGACGTGGTGGCGGGCGGTGTCGAGATCGCGCCGGTCTCGCTGCCCGAGGCGCGTTCGCTGATCGATGCGGGCAAGGTCAAGAGCCTTGCGATCATGAGCGACAAGCCCTCGGCCCTCTATCCCAACGTGCCCACGCTCAAGGCTGCCATCGGCAGCGACTGGTCGATGGCGGCCTGGCGCGGCATCGTCGCGCCCAAGGGCCTGCCCGCCGACGTGCGCGACAAGCTCGCGGGCGCGCTCAAGAAAGTGGTGGCGAGCAAGGAATACACCGACTTCATGGCCTCGCGCGGCTTTGGGGTGATCTATGCGGGCCCCGACGACTTCGCCGCCTACATGGCCAAGTCCGACGCCGAACTCGGCGCAACCATGAAGGCCGTGGGTATCGTCAAGTGA
- a CDS encoding chromate transporter produces the protein MHPSPPGAAAPSAHPQPKSPRDLFVSFTWLALQGFGGVLAIVQREMVEKKRWLTPEQFLEDWAVAQVMPGPNVINLALMIGDRYFGLRGAVAAVAGMLAIPLVVILVLAVLYAHYAANPQVAAALRGMGAVSGGLIAATGVKLIPQLRKHPLGFATCLAFVALVFGAIALFKLPLGWVLLAVGGVACAWTWRRIAA, from the coding sequence ATGCATCCGTCTCCTCCAGGCGCGGCGGCGCCGTCCGCCCATCCGCAACCGAAGTCGCCACGCGACCTTTTTGTTTCGTTCACCTGGCTTGCGCTGCAGGGATTCGGTGGCGTGCTGGCCATCGTCCAGCGCGAGATGGTGGAGAAGAAGCGCTGGCTCACGCCCGAGCAGTTTCTCGAAGACTGGGCCGTGGCCCAGGTGATGCCGGGGCCGAACGTGATCAACCTCGCCCTGATGATCGGCGACCGCTACTTCGGCCTGCGCGGCGCCGTTGCCGCGGTGGCCGGCATGCTCGCGATACCACTCGTCGTCATCCTCGTGCTGGCCGTGCTCTATGCCCACTACGCCGCCAACCCGCAGGTGGCCGCCGCGCTGCGCGGGATGGGCGCGGTGTCGGGCGGGCTGATCGCCGCCACCGGCGTCAAGCTGATTCCGCAACTGCGCAAGCATCCGCTGGGCTTTGCCACCTGCCTGGCCTTCGTCGCGCTGGTGTTCGGCGCCATCGCCCTGTTCAAGCTGCCGCTGGGCTGGGTGTTGCTGGCGGTCGGCGGCGTGGCCTGTGCGTGGACCTGGCGCAGGATTGCCGCATGA
- a CDS encoding aldo/keto reductase codes for MSQLRSLGRSGLLVSPLAFGGNVFGWTADEATSFRLLDAWVDAGFNFVDTADVYSSWVPGHTGGESETIIGKWLKQSGKRNRVVLATKVGKPMGEGKSGLSPAYIREAVEASLKRLQTDFIDLYQSHDDDAATPLEDSLQAFDDLIKAGKVRAIGASNYSAPRLAEALDVSERLGIARYESLQPLYNLYDRAVFEDELEPLCLKREVGVINFYALAAGFLTGKYRTEADASKSARGANTTKKYLNPRGLRILEALDKVAQQYNAKPGQVAIAWQIARPSITAPIASATSIAQLEELVVATQLKLDAGTIQMLDRASAEDPA; via the coding sequence ATGTCGCAACTCCGCTCGCTCGGCCGCTCCGGCCTCCTGGTTTCACCGCTTGCCTTCGGCGGCAACGTGTTCGGCTGGACGGCGGACGAGGCCACCTCGTTCCGCCTGCTCGATGCCTGGGTCGACGCGGGGTTCAACTTCGTCGACACGGCCGACGTCTACTCGAGCTGGGTGCCGGGCCACACCGGCGGCGAGTCCGAGACCATCATCGGCAAGTGGCTCAAGCAGAGCGGCAAGCGCAACCGCGTGGTGCTGGCCACCAAGGTCGGCAAGCCCATGGGCGAAGGCAAGTCGGGCCTCTCGCCGGCCTACATCCGCGAAGCGGTGGAAGCCTCGCTCAAGCGCCTGCAGACGGACTTCATCGACCTGTACCAGTCGCACGACGACGATGCCGCCACCCCGCTCGAGGATTCGCTGCAGGCCTTCGACGACCTGATCAAGGCCGGCAAGGTGCGCGCCATCGGCGCCTCCAACTACAGCGCGCCGCGGCTGGCCGAGGCACTCGACGTGTCGGAGCGGCTGGGCATCGCGCGCTACGAAAGCCTGCAGCCGCTCTACAACCTCTACGACCGCGCCGTGTTCGAAGACGAGCTCGAACCGCTGTGCCTGAAGCGCGAGGTGGGCGTGATCAACTTCTATGCGCTGGCGGCCGGCTTCCTGACCGGCAAGTACCGCACCGAGGCCGACGCCTCCAAGAGCGCGCGCGGCGCCAACACCACCAAGAAGTACCTGAACCCGCGAGGCCTGCGCATTCTCGAGGCGCTCGACAAGGTGGCGCAGCAGTACAACGCCAAGCCGGGCCAGGTGGCCATTGCGTGGCAGATCGCGCGCCCCTCCATCACGGCGCCGATCGCCAGCGCCACCTCGATTGCCCAGCTGGAAGAGCTGGTCGTGGCCACCCAGCTGAAGCTCGACGCCGGCACCATCCAGATGCTGGACCGGGCGAGCGCCGAAGACCCGGCCTGA
- a CDS encoding patatin-like phospholipase family protein: protein MTTTQKTPRKPRTAGKAPNTFEARREDMRAARKALVLQGGGALGAYQAGVYAALSETDLQPHWIAGVSIGAINAALIAGNAPGKRVDRLREFWHLVSSGPAQRLPSWLGDRATQNQWSASMAMLVGIPGFFEPRYSPALLMGAAAPLLSYYDTTPLRLTLERLIDFDRINACEARFSVGAVDVRTGNSVYFDNTRQRIGPEHIMASGALPPGFAPVSIDGDDYWDGGIVSNTPLQYVLDIHPRSEPLVVLQVDLFNARGEMPRTLSGVMERQKDITYSSRTRMNTDALAANLNLQQAIADLISKLPAHLRNDPSVLAVQAELTHHPIDIFHLIYRDKPYEVESKDYEFSRAAVEEHWEAGARDMRRTLAHPETLRSDATVNGVTTFDLGEPGVERVKRPGLSR from the coding sequence ATGACGACGACGCAGAAGACGCCCCGGAAGCCCCGGACGGCAGGCAAGGCCCCCAACACCTTCGAGGCGCGCCGCGAAGACATGCGCGCCGCGCGCAAGGCGCTGGTGCTGCAGGGCGGCGGTGCCCTTGGCGCCTACCAGGCCGGCGTGTATGCCGCGCTCAGCGAGACCGACCTGCAGCCGCACTGGATTGCCGGCGTCTCGATCGGCGCCATCAATGCGGCGCTGATCGCGGGCAATGCGCCCGGGAAGCGGGTCGACCGGCTGCGGGAGTTCTGGCACCTGGTGTCTTCCGGACCGGCGCAGCGCCTGCCTTCATGGCTGGGCGACCGCGCCACGCAGAACCAGTGGAGCGCCAGCATGGCGATGCTGGTGGGCATTCCGGGCTTCTTCGAGCCGCGCTATTCGCCCGCGCTGCTGATGGGCGCCGCGGCGCCGCTCCTGAGCTACTACGACACCACGCCGCTCAGGCTCACGCTCGAGCGCCTGATCGACTTCGACCGCATCAACGCGTGCGAGGCGCGCTTCAGCGTGGGCGCGGTCGACGTGCGCACCGGCAACTCGGTGTACTTCGACAACACGCGCCAGCGCATCGGCCCGGAGCACATCATGGCCAGCGGCGCGCTGCCGCCGGGCTTTGCGCCCGTCAGCATCGACGGCGACGACTACTGGGACGGCGGCATCGTCTCGAACACGCCGCTGCAGTACGTGCTCGACATCCATCCGCGCTCCGAGCCGCTGGTGGTGCTGCAGGTCGACCTTTTCAATGCACGCGGCGAGATGCCGCGCACGCTGTCGGGCGTGATGGAGCGGCAGAAGGACATCACCTATTCGAGCCGCACCCGCATGAACACCGATGCATTGGCCGCCAACCTGAACCTGCAGCAGGCCATCGCGGACCTGATCTCCAAGCTGCCGGCGCACCTGCGCAACGACCCTTCGGTGCTGGCGGTGCAGGCCGAGCTCACGCACCATCCGATCGACATCTTCCACCTGATCTACCGCGACAAGCCCTACGAGGTCGAATCGAAGGACTACGAGTTCTCGCGCGCTGCCGTCGAAGAGCATTGGGAGGCCGGCGCGCGCGACATGCGGCGGACGCTGGCGCACCCCGAAACGCTGCGCAGCGACGCCACCGTGAACGGCGTGACCACCTTCGACCTCGGCGAGCCCGGCGTGGAGCGCGTCAAGCGTCCCGGGCTGTCGCGCTGA
- a CDS encoding CHRD domain-containing protein, translating into MTRYGSFLRATLIAGVATAALAGCGMMSRSNTANFSGAMNAASEVPPNMTRGSGMAEAWLNKDTNVLKYKITYNGLSGPATAAHFHGPAAAGANAGVVLPFANAASPIEGQATLTPAQAADLIAGKWYANIHTAANPAGEIRGQMLPKM; encoded by the coding sequence ATGACCCGATATGGCAGCTTTTTGCGCGCAACCCTCATCGCCGGCGTGGCCACTGCCGCGCTGGCCGGCTGCGGGATGATGTCCAGGTCGAACACCGCGAACTTCAGCGGCGCGATGAACGCCGCCAGCGAAGTGCCGCCCAACATGACGCGCGGCAGTGGCATGGCGGAAGCCTGGCTCAACAAGGACACCAATGTCCTGAAGTACAAGATCACCTACAACGGCCTGAGCGGCCCGGCCACGGCCGCGCACTTCCACGGCCCCGCGGCAGCGGGCGCCAATGCCGGCGTGGTGCTGCCCTTTGCCAATGCGGCCAGCCCGATCGAGGGCCAGGCCACGCTCACGCCGGCGCAGGCGGCCGACCTGATCGCAGGCAAGTGGTACGCCAACATCCACACCGCCGCCAATCCGGCCGGCGAAATCCGGGGACAGATGCTGCCCAAGATGTAA